TTAAACAAATAATTGATATGTATATCGCAACATACAGTTTACTAGGGTTGCTTGCAAAGGGGTACATTTCCGGAAACTTTCAAAAAAATCCCTGGCATGtttcaaaaaaatcctgaaaagtttcgaaaatttctggaatgtttccgaaatttactggaaattttccacctttttgcaaccctacaGTTTACACACTTCATGTTTTATGTTATCGTACTGCTGTGTGAATAATTCTCCAGTTCCCTGTCACTCTccctttcctctttttttgtttatttattaatcctCTTCTACCTCTGTATTTCTGGACACAAGAAAATGCGCAACAGAAGCCATAGGAGTTCTTCTTCGAATCAGTCCAGTTCTTCTGAACGGCAGCCGGACCAAACCAACGCAGGCAGCGAGGGGTGTTTGTCCAGCGCGACGCTGGAGGGTTTGCGATCGGAGTGTTCGACGGTGTGGTTCGACCGCCTCGCGTACGAAAGTGCGGAGAGTCTTTATTACGTACGACTATTGCAGCAGCAAAACGGCACGACCGCTTCTGCGAGTTCTTCCGCAAGAAACAAGCAAGACACCTGCCGGCATGGAGAGCAAGAGGCTTGTCATCACGTCGTTCAAGCTGTGTGGGTGAATAAACCCAACTTTGACCAAGCCGAGAGCAAGTTTGTGGGCTGCGTTCCCAACCAACCGAGATCTCTCCAACTGCAGCCCGCCAACTGCGACGAGGGCTACCAATCGCAAACCCCGACTCCGCCCACACCGGCTTCCAGGCCAATCAACGGCCTCCCTTCCTTGCCACCGCCTCCAATGGGGGTGTGGCTACAAAAACCTCTTTTTGATAAAGCCGAGGCGACTTTCTATCAGAACCTGTACGGCCGGAGCTCACCACCGAGGAACCCGGAAACCAGCGGCGATGAGTCCAACTCCAAACGGCGAAATAACGCGGGAAAAAAACCTGTGGTTTGCGATCGACGGGAATCCAATGACATCACCACCAATCAGGGAGCGGCTCGCTGCTATTTCCTGCATGCCGACAGCGAGAGGGTGTGGCTAGATCACAGTCGCTATGCGGAGGCGGAGACTCGTTTCTATGAAGGAGCTGCGGCGAGATCCGTCAAAACAACTATAAACCGTTCTAGCCAGAAGCAGAAGTATGACTCAGTACTCGAGAAAATACACTTTCCTCACACACTGACACTGTAGATTATTAGTTTGTTCACCATtgaattaaagttctgtcattttATCAGTCCTGTTGCTCCAAACCTGCATTACTTCTGTTTCTTGAACCTATCATGAATCGCAAAGTGTTTTATGGCGAAAAGTGAGTCacgcaggtttggaacgacatagaaGTCAGTGAATGACAGAATTGGTGAATTATCACTTTAGTTTCATGCATTGCATTCACATGCAAACCGTTAAcaactttttctgtttcttttgtgcTCCATCTTCAAGTCATCGCACATTTTTCtcatgccatttttttttgtttttctttggtctCTTTCTACACGTTCATTCTTGCTGTGTTTGTCCGTTGTGTTGGCTTGGAAGAGTCATTTGTCTGAATTCAGTTTTGTATCGTTTGGGTTTCTTCATTTGTttggttgttgttatttttgcacGGTTGCATTAACATATGTATATTATTTGTAGTATTATTGTAGTATGCACCAGTTTTGGGGAGTAACTTGTTTTAGTTTCACtgagataatattatagtttttattaactttgaattaatttattttattttcattttcaaatgtttaaccactgagcttttatttttatgtatttttc
The sequence above is drawn from the Cyprinus carpio isolate SPL01 chromosome B20, ASM1834038v1, whole genome shotgun sequence genome and encodes:
- the eef1db gene encoding eukaryotic translation elongation factor 1 delta b (guanine nucleotide exchange protein) isoform X4, producing MRNRSHRSSSSNQSSSSERQPDQTNAGSEGCLSSATLEGLRSECSTVWFDRLAYESAESLYYVRLLQQQNGTTASASSSARNKQDTCRHGEQEACHHVVQAVWVNKPNFDQAESKFVGCVPNQPRSLQLQPANCDEGYQSQTPTPPTPASRPINGLPSLPPPPMGVWLQKPLFDKAEATFYQNLYGRSSPPRNPETSGDESNSKRRNNAGKKPVVCDRRESNDITTNQGAARCYFLHADSERVWLDHSRYAEAETRFYEGAAARSVKTTINRSSQKQKMTAAECLAQERIWFDKPRYDEAERQFYERMNGPTQPKQDTGANSILQDIARARENIQKSLAGSGGGGAADYGELAARMKDLELENQSLHKVVQELRSALSKVESRVSALEKRTTAPTVNGTAPTAPQKAPPAPAKQEEEDEDEDEIDLFGSDEEVDEEAERLKEQRLQEYAAKKAKKPALIAKSSILLDVKPWDDETDMAKLEECVRSVQVDGLLWGASKLVPVGYGIKKLQINCVVEDDKVGTDFLEEEITKFEDYVQSVDVAAFNKI
- the eef1db gene encoding eukaryotic translation elongation factor 1 delta b (guanine nucleotide exchange protein) isoform X3, with translation MRNRSHRSSSSNQSSSSERQPDQTNAGSEGCLSSATLEGLRSECSTVWFDRLAYESAESLYYVRLLQQQNGTTASASSSARNKQDTCRHGEQEACHHVVQAVWVNKPNFDQAESKFVGCVPNQPRSLQLQPANCDEGYQSQTPTPPTPASRPINGLPSLPPPPMGVWLQKPLFDKAEATFYQNLYGRSSPPRNPETSGDESNSKRRNNAGKKPVVCDRRESNDITTNQGAARCYFLHADSERVWLDHSRYAEAETRFYEGAAARSVKTTINRSSQKQKMTAAECLAQERIWFDKPRYDEAERQFYERMNGPTQPKQSQDTGANSILQDIARARENIQKSLAGSGGGGAADYGELAARMKDLELENQSLHKVVQELRSALSKVESRVSALEKRTTAPTVNGTAPTAPQKAPPAPAKQEEEDEDEDEIDLFGSDEEVDEEAERLKEQRLQEYAAKKAKKPALIAKSSILLDVKPWDDETDMAKLEECVRSVQVDGLLWGASKLVPVGYGIKKLQINCVVEDDKVGTDFLEEEITKFEDYVQSVDVAAFNKI